The following proteins are encoded in a genomic region of Heptranchias perlo isolate sHepPer1 chromosome 6, sHepPer1.hap1, whole genome shotgun sequence:
- the LOC137323156 gene encoding growth arrest-specific protein 6-like has translation MLGTLVLLLLATSQSSQFVSRRAASSFLSRIKRANHVFEETRQGHLERECVEEFCNKEEAREVFENDPETNYFYPKYEDCIVQYGPIASRNPDLVTCVHNIPNQCSPLPCHPEGYKICEDQKGAFNCICKLGWKGKVCDQDINECASSNGGCDHLCSNVQGSYRCLCNKGFRMLPDKRRCRDINECALDPELCGSAQCENTLGSYECRCDLGYKYDFAAKCCQDVDECADNICAEGCVNTPGRYTCYCDGKRKLKLAADLKNCTSILPCVSLNTVKNEGSLYLGRFFKGIPVMRFNFKRKQQTRFSVEFDFRTFDTEGAIFQAGHQQNNTWIMLALHNGKLQVQYSNANEVTSGVTAGGPLLNNGEWHTISVEESQNSLIVKVAREAVMNINIPKSLFLESLGLFQIDITVGGLFNQEQLVKLINPRLDACMRGWNWINGEDTIISETIKHDDRMQCFSELESGSYYPGVGIASFDISYDTRASDGDRSWAVNVDLSIRPSADSGVLFALISDNNVPLSLAVMDLNAAAQGIVLAIENVIVYKLEGLPLCDGDRLSIQLIATRGRIVLESSRMIARSPLGRTQLAERLSTLDRYMHGSVLTYLGGVPDVPITSAPVTAFYHGCMEIRINNHFIDLDEALYKHNDIRSHSCPLQN, from the exons ATGCTGGGGACCCTGGTCCTGCTACTCCTCGCCACCTCGCAGTCCTCGCAGT TCGTGTCCCGCAGAGCCGCCTCCAGCTTCCTCAGTCGGATCAAACGGGCCAACCACGTATTCGAGGAGACCAGACAAGGGCATCTGGAGCGGGAATGTGTGGAGGAATTCTGCAATAAAGAGGAGGCCAGGGAGGTCTTCGAAAACGACCCAGAAACG AATTATTTTTATCCAAAATATGAAG ATTGCATTGTTCAATATGGACCCATTGCCAGCAGAAATCCTGATCTAGTAACGTGTGTTCACA ATATCCCGAATCAGTGTTCTCCACTGCCTTGCCATCCAGAAGGGTATAAAATATGTGAGGACCAGAAGGGTGCCTTTAACTGCATCTGTAAACTCGGCTGGAAGGGCAAAGTGTGTGACCAAG aTATTAATGAGTGTGCGTCGAGCAATGGCGGTTGTGACCATCTCTGCTCCAACGTGCAGGGGAGTTACCGTTGTTTGTGTAACAAGGGATTCCGCATGCTCCCGGACAAGCGGAGATGCCGAG ATATCAACGAATGTGCGTTGGATCCTGAGCTCTGTGGATCAGCACAGTGTGAAAACACATTGGGTTCGTACGAGTGCCGATGTGATCTTGGATACAAATATGACTTTGCAGCAAAGTGTTGTCAAG ATGTAGATGAATGTGCCGACAATATCTGCGCAGAGGGATGTGTCAATACCCCCGGCCGATACACCTGCTACTGTGACGGAAAGAGGAAGTTAAAGCTGGCGGCTGATTTAAAGAATTGTACA AGTATTTTGCCTTGTGTGTCACTAAACACTGTGAAAAATGAAGGCTCCCTCTATCTGGGAAGGTTCTTCAAAGGAATCCCTGTGATGCGTTTCAATTTCAAAAGAAAACAACAAACCAG GTTTTCAGTGGAATTTGACTTTCGAACCTTCGACACTGAGGGCGCGATATTCCAAGCCGGACACCAGCAAAACAACACCTGGATCATGCTGGCTCTACACAATGGGAAGCTTCAGGTCCAGTATAGTAACGCCAATGAGGTCACGTCAGGCGTGACCGCTGGAGGCCCATTGCTAAACAATGGTGAATGGCACACG atATCTGTGGAAGAATCACAAAACAGCTTAATCGTAAAAGTAGCGAGAGAGGCAGTTATGAATATTAATATCCCCAAGAGCCTTTTCTTGGAGAGCCTGGGATTGTTTCAGATAGACATAACCGTTGGAGGCCTCTTTAATCAGGAACAGCTTGTTAAACTG ATTAACCCTCGACTGGACGCGTGCATGCGTGGGTGGAACTGGATAAATGGTGAAGACACAATAATAAGTGAGACTATAAAACACGACGATAGAATGCAGTGTTTCTCTGAGTTGGAGAGTGGATCCTACTATCCCGGAGTTGGGATTGCATCTTTTGACATCAGTTACG aTACAAGAGCGAGTGATGGTGACAGGAGTTGGGCAGTGAATGTGGATCTTTCGATTCGCCCCTCAGCAGACTCCGGGGTCTTATTCGCCTTGATAAGTGACAACAATGTCCCACTCTCCCTGGCCGTCATGGACTTGAACGCTGCTGCACAG GGCATTGTCCTAGCTATCGAGAATGTGATCGTCTACAAACTGGAAGGTTTACCACTGTGCGACGGAGACAGATTGTCCATACAGCTCATTGCAACTAGAGGTCGGATTGTCTTAGAATCCTCCAGGATGATTGCCCGCAGCCCTTTGGGAAGGACACAACTAGCTGAGCGTCTCTCCACACTAGACCGATATATGCACGGATCAGTACTGACCTATCTGGGCGGAGTTCCAG